ACCGCGCGTGACGGAGCCGGCGCGCGCCGCAGCCGGCCCGCCCGCGCGGAGCGGGATCAGCCGCGGTAGAGCTCCGCCACCCGGAAGGCGAGGTCGAGCGACTGGCCGCGGTTGAGCCGGGGGTCGCACGCCGTCTCGTAGCGCGTGGCCAGGTCGGTCTCGCCGATCTCGAACCCGCCGCCCACGCACTCCGTCACGTCGTCGCCGGTGAACTCGATGTGGATGCCGCCGGGGTGCGTGCCGAGCGAGCGGTGCACCTCGAAGAAGCCGGCCACCTCGTCGAGCACGTCGTCGAGGCGGCGCGTCTTGTGGCCGCTCGGCGCCTCGAAGGTGTTGCCGTGCATCGGGTCGCAGATCCAGGCCACCTTGGCGCCGGTCGCGGTGACCTCCTTGACCAGCGCGGGCAGGTGCTCGCGGATCTTGGAGGCGCCCATCCGGGTGATGAACGTGAGCCGCCCCGCCTCGTTGGCCGGGTTGAGCTTGTCGATCAGGGCCAGCGCCTCGTCGGGCGAGGTCGTCGGGCCCAGCTTGACGCCGATCGGGTTGCGGATCTTGGCGAAGAAGTCGACGTGCGCCCCGTCGAGCTGGCGGGTGCGCTCACCGATCCAGACCATGTGCGCCGACACGTCGTAGGGCAGCCCCGTACGCGAGTCGATGCGCGTGAGCGCCCGGTCGTAGTCGAGGATGAGCGCCTCGTGCGAGGAGTAGAACTCGACCGTGTGGAACTCCTCGGGATCGGCCCCGCACGCCCGCATGAACGCCAGCGCCTGGTCGATCTCCCTGGCCAGCTGCTCGTAGCGGCGCCCGGCGGGCGACTCGGCCACGAAGTCCTGGTTCCACGCGTGCACCTGCCGCAGGTCGGCGTAGCCGCCCTTGGTGAAGGCGCGCGCCAGGTTGAGCGTCACGGCGGAGGAGTGGTACGCCTTGAGCAGCCGCCACGGGTCGGGCCTGCGCGCCTCGGCGGTGAAGTCGAAGCCGTTGACCATGTCGCCGCGGTAGGCGGGCAGCTCGACGCCGTTGCGCACCTCCGTGCCCTTGGAGCGCGGCTTGGCGAACTGACCGGCGACCCGGCCGATTTTCACCACCGGCACCCGGCCCGCGTACGTCAGCACGATGGCCATCTGCAGCAACGTCTTCAACTTCTGGCGCACGTTGTCGGCCGTGGCGCCGGCGAAGGTCTCGGCGCAGTCACCGCCCTGCAGGACGAACGCCTCGCCGCGGGCCACCGCGGCCATCTGCTCCTTGAGCTGGTCGCATTCGCCGGCGAAGACCAGCGGGGGCAGGCCGCCGAGCTCGGCGACAACCTTGTCGAGCTCGCCGCGGTCCGGCCAGTCGGGCTGCTGCGCCGCGGGGAGGGCTCGCCAGGAATCGAGATCCACTAGATTGCTGCTCACGAGATACGAGGGTATTCCACTGGCTCGGCCCCACCGACCCCCTTGTCCACGTTGTGAGAATGCGGTTATACGAAGACGAACCCAGGGGCAGTCAAAGTTCCTTTACAGTGACGTGCTCCGGCCGCACCCCGTGGCCGATGAAACGGGGGGCCACTCTGTTGAGCACCGGGATCCTCGTCAGGTCCGGCGGCAGCCCCGACGGGTCGAGCCGGTGCGTCAGCGCCCGGCTGATCACCAGGTTCTGCACCACCCGCTGGGCCGCCTGCGTGACCCTGGTCGGCAGCATGCGGCGGCGCTGCACCCGGTGCAGCGCCGACTCCGGGATCGGCGTGCCCGCGCGGAGCGGGCCCGCCAGCAGGTTGGCGGTGGCCACGGCGTCCTGCACGGCCAGGTTGATACCCACGCCGAACACCGGCGACATGGCGTGCGCGGCGTCCCCGATGACCAGCAGCCCCGGCCGGTGCCAGCGGCGCAGCCTGTCGATCATGACCGTGAGCACGCTGACGTCGTCGTAGGAGCCGAGCCCCGCGACCCGCTCGCCCAGCCACGGCAGCAGCCGGGCCACCGGGCCGCGCAGCGCGTCGATGCCCTGCCGGGTCAGCTCGCCGTAGCCGCCCTTGCGGATCAGGTAGGCGAGCTGCCAGTAGCTCTCCCGGTTGATCGCGACCATCATGTGCCCCGGCGAGATGCGCAGGAACGTGTCGTCGCGGTCGCCGGCCTCGCGGGGCAGCCGGAACCACAGCACGTCCATGGGCGCGCCCAGGCTCTCCGGCACCAGGCCGGCCCGCTTGCGCAGCACCGAGTGCCGCCCGTCGGCGGCGACCGTCAGCTCCGCCCTGATCTCGTGCTCGCCCGAGGCGTCGCGGTAGCGCAGGCCGCGCACCGCGCCGCCCTCGCGGATCAAGTCGTACGCCTCGGCGTTCATCAGCAGCCTGAACCCCGGGTGGCGCCCGGCCGCCGACGTGATCAGGTTGAGGAAGTCCCACTGCGGGACGAACGCCACGTAACGGTAGCGGCCCGGCAGCCGGCGCAGGGTCGCGATCCGCACGTCGCCGCGGTCGGTGACCATGAACAGGTCGTACGCCTTGCGGTGCGGCAGCTCCAGGAACTCCCCGGCCAGCCCCAGCTCGTCGAGCACCTGCAGCGTCGAGGGGTGGATGGTGTCACCCCGGAAGTCACGCAGGAAGTCGCCGTGCTTCTCCAGCAGCGTCACCTCGACGCCTGACCTGGCCAGCAGCAGGGCGAGCAGCGCACCCGCCGGGCCGCCGCCCGCTATCACACAGCTCATAATTCATCACCTAGTGAGATTGTGCCATCTCATGCGAAATGAGCAAGGCTCACAGCAATCCGGCGTGCCCGAGCCACCGAAGTACATGCAGTGAGCCGCCTCTCACACACAGGGAGTGGATATGAAGGACGAACTCCACACCCTCTCTGGCGCCTACGCCGTGCACGCACTGCCGTACGCCGAGTGGGTGCTGTTCGACAAGCACCTGCATGCGTGCGCCACGTGCGCGGCCGAGGTGCGGCACCTGCGCGAGACGGCCGCGAGGCTGGCGGAGACGGTGGCCGAGCGGCCGCCCGCCAGGCTGCGGCAGCGCCTGCTCGACGCCGCCTCCCGGTCACGGGGCTTCGAGGACCCGCCGCAGCAGGTGCGCGAGGACAGCCCGACCGTCTGGAGACGCCCGCCCGCCGCCGCGCCGGCGCCGGGCGACACGCAGCAGCCGGCGACGCTCAGCCTGCCGCCGGAGGAGCCGGCCTACCGGCCGGGGCCGTCGATCCCCGTGACGGCCGACAACGGGCAGCGGGTGGTGCCGCTGCGGCGCCGGCGCACCCGGCTGATGGCGGCGCTGACCGCGGTCTCCGCCGCGGCGGCCGTCGCCCTCGGCGCGGTCGCCTTCGACGCCCGCCGTGACCTCGGCGACCTGACCAGCAGGAACGAGGAGATGGTTGCGGTGCTGGCCGCGCCCGACGCCAAGACCATGCGCGAGCCCGTCACCACCGGCGGCACCGCCACCGTCGTGATCTCGCGCGACATGGGCCGCATGGTGTTCACCTCGTCCGGCCTGGCCGAGCTGCCCGACACCAAGGGGTACGAGCTGTGGCTCATGGGCCCGGAGGGGCCGCGCCCCGCCGGGCTGCTCGACCGGCGGCAGGACGGCGTGAGCCACCCCATGACGCTGGCGCCGCTGGACCGCGACGGGCACGTGGCGCTCACCATCGAGCCCGCCGGCGGCTCCGAACGGCCCACCACGCAACCCATCATGCTGGCCGAATTGCCCGAGGCGTGATCGAACAGGGATGGACGAGCGGCCCGGCCGGCCCGATACTCGATCATGCGTATCTTCGCCGCCCTGACACTGGCCACCGCCCTGTTATGCGTGTCCCCAGCGGCACCCGCCGCCGCGGCCGAGCCCGGCTCGGCGACGGTGGTGCCCGTCCAGGTGACGGGCTCGCCGGCCAAGAGGTTCAACCTGATCCTCCTCGGTGACGGCTACACCGAGGCCGAGCAGGCCAGATTCCGCGCCGACGCCGACCGGCACCTCAACGTGATGTGGTCGATCGAGCCGTTCAAGTCCTACCGGAACTACATCAACGTCTACCGCGTCGACATCGTCTCGGGTGAGTCCGGCATCAGCTGCGACCCCGGCCTCGACGCGCCCCGCCGCACGACCCCGCTCAGCATGGGCTTCTGGGGCCGCTGCAACCCCGCCAGCGTCCAGCGCCTCATCACCATGGACAACGCCGCCGCCACCCGCTACGCCGACCTGGTCACCGGCACCACCTCAGGCAACCGGCAGATCCTCGCCCTGGGCAACAGCGGCACGTACGGCGGCGCGGGCGGCTCCTACGCCACCGCCTCCGGCAGCAACAGCATGTCCGCCCTGATCAGCCCGCACGAGCTGGGCCACTCCCTGGGCGGCCTCCAGGACGAGTACGACTACTACCAGCGCGGCGTCCCCGGCGGCGCGTACCAGGGCGGCGAGCCGTCCAGCGCCCACCACACGCTGCTCACGGCGCAGGAGCTGCTCGACCAGCGCAGGAAGTGGTGGCGCTGGCTCGGCGAGCCCAGCGAGTCGGGCGGCCCGATCGGCCGCTACGAGGGTGGCCTGTACTACACGACCGGCGTGTGGCGCCCCAGCGCCCACTCGATGATGAAGACCCTCGGCTACTACTTCGACCAGGTCAGCCGCGAGGTCATGACGCAGCGCATCACCGCCAAGACCATGCTGATCCAGGACGCCACGCCCGCGGAGGCGCCCGTCGGCGCCGACCGCGTGCTCTGGGTCGAGCCGATGCGCCCCGTCAGCCACTCCCTGCGCACCACCTGGGCCGTGGACGGCCGGGACCTGCCCGGCGACCGCGACTCGCTCGACCTGCGCACCCTCGGCCTGACCCCGGGCACCCACACGGTCACCGCGACCGTCACCGACCCGACCGCGTTCGTCCGGGACCCGGCCATCAGGGCCGCCATGACCAGGACCCGCACCTGGACCGTGGACACCGCCATCACCACCCCGCCGGACGGCGCCGAGCCCGCGATCGTCTCCGCCACACCCACCGACCGGCCGCTCGGCCGCGAGGACGTCGTGTACGTCGAGACCACGCACCCGGCGACCACCGTCCCCGACGTCACCTGGACCCTGAACGGCCGCACCTACCACGGCACCGACCTGGACCTGGGCGAGCTGGACGTGAAACCGGGGCCGCTCACCGCGACCCTCGGCGGGCGCACCCTCACCTGGACCGTCGACGCCACCGGCCCGAGCACGGCGTACGAGCTGTCGCCGCCGCTGGCCGGGTCCGGCGACACCTACGTCTACAACGGCCCCTTCACCATGCGGCTCACCGGCACCGACGACCGCGACGGGTACGTGGTCTCGGAGTCGCGGGTGGACGGCGACGGCTGGTTCAACTACTTCGGCTGGCCCACGTCCTCCGAGCTGCCGTGGACGTTCTCCGAGCAGGGCACGGTGATCGACTCCCTCGTGTACGGCAAGCTGCCGCGCGGCAGGCACACCATCGAGTACCGCTCGATCGACGCCGCGGGCAACCACGGCCGGGCCGAGCACTTCACCGTCACCACCATCGCCCCGCCGCCCGCCTGCACCAGCACCGTCACGGGCACCCACCGGGGCCCGCTCACCGTCACCGGCGGCGTCACCTGCCTCGACGGTGCCCAGGTCACGGGCGTCGTCACGGTCAGGCCCGGCGCGTCGCTGGTCGTCGACGGCGGCCGGATCACCGGCGCGCTCAACGCGGTGCGACCGGCCCAGGTGCACCTGCTCGGCGCCCGCGTGGACGGCGCGCTGGCCGTCAGCGGCGCGGCCGGGCTGACCGTCGTGGGCGCGGACGTGCGCGGCGCCGTGCTGCTCAGCGGCAACACGGCGCCGATCCTGTCGGGCAGCACGATCAAGGGCGCGCTCGCCTGCACCGGCGACACGCCCGCCGACCTCGACGTGCCCAACACGATCAAGGGCGGCAGCCGATGCGGCGACCTGTCCGGCGGGCGGTCAGCCGGCCGCCCGTACGAGGCGGTCCGGCACGCCGGCCCGTGAGGTCAGGACGCGGCGCTCACCAGACGGTCCGGCACGCCGGCCCGTGAGGTCAGGACGCGGCGCTCACCAGGCGGTCCAGCACGTCCGTCAGTGACGCCGTAGCCGCATCGCGGACCCTGGCGTACTCGTCCGGCGGGTACTGCCGGGGTCCGTTCTCGACCAGCAGGATCAGGTACAGATAGGCCCGGTAGAGGTCGAGCCTGGTGCGCGCAGCCGGCGTCAGCTCCACCGGGCTCACCTCGCGGTAGCCCGCCAGCAGCGGATCGTCCTCCGCCAGCTCCCCGAAGATCGTCGGCGTCACGAACTCGGCCAGCGGGTCGCCCCAGAAGGCCCGCTCGTGGTCGATGATCGCCTGGATCCGCGGCGTCCCGCTCAGGTCGAGGAAGACGTTGCCCGCCCACACGTCGAAGTGCACCAGCCGCGGCGTCGTCACCTCCGCCAGCGCCGGCGCCGCCGCCTCGAACACCGCCTGGATCTCCCCGGCGGGCCGCGGCAGCGGCGTCGGGTACCGCTCGGTGTCGCCCAGCAGCGCCGCCGTCATCGCCAGGAACGCCTCGGGCCAGGTGGCGCCGGTGATCCCCGCGTGCGGGTAGCCGAACACCTCGCCCGTCACCGCGTTGAACCTGGCCAGATGCCCGCCCAGCTCCCTGCGCAGCTCCGCGTGGTTGTCCGGCTTGACGTCGTTCCACGACACGCCGTCGAGCGCGGCCAGCAGCAGGTAGTCGCCGCCGAGCACCGGGTCGTCGTAGCCCGCCCGCAGCAGCCCCGCCACGGGCACGCCCGCCGCGGCGGCCAGGCCGATCGCGGCGGCCTCCATGCGCAGCAGGTTGCGCTCGTAGCTGAGCTGCTCCAGGTCGGGCGGGGGAGACAGCTTGAGCACCGCCTCGCGCCCGTCGTCCAGCTTCAGCCGCCACACGGCGTTGGCGTAGCCGTCGGTCAGCTCGGTGGCGGCCGTGACGCCCGCGCCCACCGCACGGCGCACCAGCGCGTCGAGCTCGGCGTCGGATAACCGGCGCTTGGTCCTGCTGTCCACGTCACCCCTCTCAGGCGGATTCCCTGCGCACCAGGTGCGTGTCGAGGATCACGACGGGCTGGCGCAGCTCCTCGCCGTTGATCCTGGCCACCAGCAGCTGCGCCATCTGCCGGCCCATGGCCTCGGTCGGCTGGTGCACGGTGGTCAGCGGCGGATCGGCGTGCAGCGCCGCCTTGGAGTCGTCGAACCCGATCACCGCCACGTCACGGGGCACCGACCGGCCCTCGGCCTTGAGCACGCGCATCGCGCCCAGCGCCATCGGGTCGGACGCGGCGAACACGGCGTCGAGGTCGGGATGCGTGCGCAGCAGCTCGTGCATCGCCGTCGCCCCGCTGTGCTCGGAGAAGTCGCCGTAGGCCACCAGCTCCGGCAGGCCGGACGGCAGCAGCGCGTCGCGGTAACCCGACAGACGGTCGACACCCACACCCATGTCCTGGGACCCGGCGATCGTGGCGATCGCCCTGCGGCCCAGACCCAGCAGGTGCTTGACCGCCTGCCGGGCCCCGGCCCTGTTGTCCATGTCCACGTAGCTGTAGGGGTCGAGGCCGACGGGACGGCCGCCCAGCACGGTCGGCACGCCCATCGCCTCCAGCCTGCCCGGCAGCGGGTCGGCGCCGTGCAGCGACAGCAGCAGCACGCCGTCGACGTGCTGGCCGGTCAGGTAGTGCTCCAGCCGCGCGTGCTCCTCCGGGGTGCGCGCCATCGCCAGGATGAGCTGCAACCCGGTCTCGGCCAGCGCCGAGCCGATGCCGCGGATCGTGCCCGCGAAGTACGGCTCGTCGAAGACCCGGAACTGGGACTCGGACACCACCAGGGCCACCGTGTCCGTGCGGCGCGTGACCAGGGCCCGCGCCGCACGGTTGGGCACGTAGCCCAGCTCGCGGATGGCCAGCTCGACGGCCTCGCGGGCCTTCGCGCTGACGTTCGGCGAGCCATTGATGACTCTAGACACCGTGCCCCGGCCTACCCCGGCCCGAGCCGCGACTGCCTCAAGAGTCGGTCGGTTCATGGCGCCTATTCTGCCGGATGATCTCCGCATACCAGAGCGCGCTGTCCTTCACCAGCCGTTCCTGGGTCTCGAAGTCCACGCGAACCAGGCCGAACCGCTTGCCGTAGCCCCACGCCCACTCGAAGTTGTCCATCAGTGACCAGGCGAAATACCCCTCCAGGGGCACGCCCGCGTCGATGGCCTCCTTGCAGGCGCCCAGGTGCGCCTCGACGTAGGCCAGCCGCTCCCGGTCGTGAATGCGGCCCTCGTCCAGCACGTCCTCGAAGGCCGCGCCGTTCTCGGAGACGACCATCGGGATCGGCGGGTACTCCCGCGCCACCCTGGTGAGGATCTCCACCAGGCCGCCCTCGTCGATCTCCCAGCCCATCGCGGTGACCGGCCGGCCGCCGTTGACGAACGAGACGTGCTCGCTGCCCACCCACGGGGACCCCGAGTCCGTGGGGGCGGCCGCCGCCGACTGCGCGCCTCCCGGTGCTCCCGAGACCGTGAAGCGGCTGTAGTAGTTGACGAGCAGCACGTCGATGGGCGCGTTGATGGTCTTCATGTCGCCCGGCTCGATGAAGTCCTTGTCGAACGGCAGGTCCGCCAGCACGTCCTCCGGGTAGCGGCCCAGCAGCAGGGCGTCCAGGAAGAAGCGGTTCTGCAGGCCGTCGATGCGGCGGGCGGCGTCCAGGTCCCGCTCGCTGTCGGTCTCCGGGCTGATGGCGTACAGGTTCACGCAGCCGCCGACTCTGCGCGCGTTCATCGCCTGCACGGCCAGGCCGTGAGCCAGGTTGAGGTGGTGCGCGCCCCTGATCGCGTTCTCCGGCTCGCGCCTGCCCGGGGCGTGCTCGCCCGAGGCGTAGCCGAGGAACGCGGCGCACCATGGCTCGTTGACCGTGCTGAAGGTGTGGACGTAGTCCTTGAGCGCGTCGTGGACGGCCGCCGCGTACTCCGCGAAGCGGTAGGCCGTGTCGCGGTTGGGCCAGCCGCCCTGGTCCTCCAGCGCCTGCGGCAGGTCCCAGTGGTAGAGGGTCAGCCACGGGTCGATGGCGTGCTGGCGCAGCTCGTCGCAGAGCCGCTTGTAGAAGTCCAGGCCCTTCTGGTTGACCGCGCCGGAGCCGGCCGGCTGGATCCGCGGCCAGGACACGGAGAACCGGTAGGCCGACAGGCCCAGGTCAGCCATGATGGCGACGTCGTCGCGGTAGCGGTGGTAGTGGTCGATGGCCACGTCCGCGTTGTGCCCGTTGAGGATCCTGCCCGGCGTCGCGGTGAAGGTGTCCCAGATCGACGCGCCGCGCCCGTCCTCGGTGACGGCCCCTTCGATCTGGTACGCCGACGTCGCGGCCCCCCACGCGAAGCCCGCGGGGAAGCGCAGCTCGGTACGCGTCTGTTCTTCTTGTGTCGTCAC
The nucleotide sequence above comes from Nonomuraea gerenzanensis. Encoded proteins:
- a CDS encoding class II 3-deoxy-7-phosphoheptulonate synthase, with product MSSNLVDLDSWRALPAAQQPDWPDRGELDKVVAELGGLPPLVFAGECDQLKEQMAAVARGEAFVLQGGDCAETFAGATADNVRQKLKTLLQMAIVLTYAGRVPVVKIGRVAGQFAKPRSKGTEVRNGVELPAYRGDMVNGFDFTAEARRPDPWRLLKAYHSSAVTLNLARAFTKGGYADLRQVHAWNQDFVAESPAGRRYEQLAREIDQALAFMRACGADPEEFHTVEFYSSHEALILDYDRALTRIDSRTGLPYDVSAHMVWIGERTRQLDGAHVDFFAKIRNPIGVKLGPTTSPDEALALIDKLNPANEAGRLTFITRMGASKIREHLPALVKEVTATGAKVAWICDPMHGNTFEAPSGHKTRRLDDVLDEVAGFFEVHRSLGTHPGGIHIEFTGDDVTECVGGGFEIGETDLATRYETACDPRLNRGQSLDLAFRVAELYRG
- a CDS encoding FAD-dependent oxidoreductase, which produces MSCVIAGGGPAGALLALLLARSGVEVTLLEKHGDFLRDFRGDTIHPSTLQVLDELGLAGEFLELPHRKAYDLFMVTDRGDVRIATLRRLPGRYRYVAFVPQWDFLNLITSAAGRHPGFRLLMNAEAYDLIREGGAVRGLRYRDASGEHEIRAELTVAADGRHSVLRKRAGLVPESLGAPMDVLWFRLPREAGDRDDTFLRISPGHMMVAINRESYWQLAYLIRKGGYGELTRQGIDALRGPVARLLPWLGERVAGLGSYDDVSVLTVMIDRLRRWHRPGLLVIGDAAHAMSPVFGVGINLAVQDAVATANLLAGPLRAGTPIPESALHRVQRRRMLPTRVTQAAQRVVQNLVISRALTHRLDPSGLPPDLTRIPVLNRVAPRFIGHGVRPEHVTVKEL
- a CDS encoding anti-sigma factor translates to MKDELHTLSGAYAVHALPYAEWVLFDKHLHACATCAAEVRHLRETAARLAETVAERPPARLRQRLLDAASRSRGFEDPPQQVREDSPTVWRRPPAAAPAPGDTQQPATLSLPPEEPAYRPGPSIPVTADNGQRVVPLRRRRTRLMAALTAVSAAAAVALGAVAFDARRDLGDLTSRNEEMVAVLAAPDAKTMREPVTTGGTATVVISRDMGRMVFTSSGLAELPDTKGYELWLMGPEGPRPAGLLDRRQDGVSHPMTLAPLDRDGHVALTIEPAGGSERPTTQPIMLAELPEA
- a CDS encoding M64 family metallopeptidase, which produces MRIFAALTLATALLCVSPAAPAAAAEPGSATVVPVQVTGSPAKRFNLILLGDGYTEAEQARFRADADRHLNVMWSIEPFKSYRNYINVYRVDIVSGESGISCDPGLDAPRRTTPLSMGFWGRCNPASVQRLITMDNAAATRYADLVTGTTSGNRQILALGNSGTYGGAGGSYATASGSNSMSALISPHELGHSLGGLQDEYDYYQRGVPGGAYQGGEPSSAHHTLLTAQELLDQRRKWWRWLGEPSESGGPIGRYEGGLYYTTGVWRPSAHSMMKTLGYYFDQVSREVMTQRITAKTMLIQDATPAEAPVGADRVLWVEPMRPVSHSLRTTWAVDGRDLPGDRDSLDLRTLGLTPGTHTVTATVTDPTAFVRDPAIRAAMTRTRTWTVDTAITTPPDGAEPAIVSATPTDRPLGREDVVYVETTHPATTVPDVTWTLNGRTYHGTDLDLGELDVKPGPLTATLGGRTLTWTVDATGPSTAYELSPPLAGSGDTYVYNGPFTMRLTGTDDRDGYVVSESRVDGDGWFNYFGWPTSSELPWTFSEQGTVIDSLVYGKLPRGRHTIEYRSIDAAGNHGRAEHFTVTTIAPPPACTSTVTGTHRGPLTVTGGVTCLDGAQVTGVVTVRPGASLVVDGGRITGALNAVRPAQVHLLGARVDGALAVSGAAGLTVVGADVRGAVLLSGNTAPILSGSTIKGALACTGDTPADLDVPNTIKGGSRCGDLSGGRSAGRPYEAVRHAGP
- a CDS encoding phosphotransferase family protein, which produces MDSRTKRRLSDAELDALVRRAVGAGVTAATELTDGYANAVWRLKLDDGREAVLKLSPPPDLEQLSYERNLLRMEAAAIGLAAAAGVPVAGLLRAGYDDPVLGGDYLLLAALDGVSWNDVKPDNHAELRRELGGHLARFNAVTGEVFGYPHAGITGATWPEAFLAMTAALLGDTERYPTPLPRPAGEIQAVFEAAAPALAEVTTPRLVHFDVWAGNVFLDLSGTPRIQAIIDHERAFWGDPLAEFVTPTIFGELAEDDPLLAGYREVSPVELTPAARTRLDLYRAYLYLILLVENGPRQYPPDEYARVRDAATASLTDVLDRLVSAAS
- a CDS encoding LacI family DNA-binding transcriptional regulator, which gives rise to MNRPTLEAVAARAGVGRGTVSRVINGSPNVSAKAREAVELAIRELGYVPNRAARALVTRRTDTVALVVSESQFRVFDEPYFAGTIRGIGSALAETGLQLILAMARTPEEHARLEHYLTGQHVDGVLLLSLHGADPLPGRLEAMGVPTVLGGRPVGLDPYSYVDMDNRAGARQAVKHLLGLGRRAIATIAGSQDMGVGVDRLSGYRDALLPSGLPELVAYGDFSEHSGATAMHELLRTHPDLDAVFAASDPMALGAMRVLKAEGRSVPRDVAVIGFDDSKAALHADPPLTTVHQPTEAMGRQMAQLLVARINGEELRQPVVILDTHLVRRESA
- a CDS encoding GH1 family beta-glucosidase; amino-acid sequence: MTTQEEQTRTELRFPAGFAWGAATSAYQIEGAVTEDGRGASIWDTFTATPGRILNGHNADVAIDHYHRYRDDVAIMADLGLSAYRFSVSWPRIQPAGSGAVNQKGLDFYKRLCDELRQHAIDPWLTLYHWDLPQALEDQGGWPNRDTAYRFAEYAAAVHDALKDYVHTFSTVNEPWCAAFLGYASGEHAPGRREPENAIRGAHHLNLAHGLAVQAMNARRVGGCVNLYAISPETDSERDLDAARRIDGLQNRFFLDALLLGRYPEDVLADLPFDKDFIEPGDMKTINAPIDVLLVNYYSRFTVSGAPGGAQSAAAAPTDSGSPWVGSEHVSFVNGGRPVTAMGWEIDEGGLVEILTRVAREYPPIPMVVSENGAAFEDVLDEGRIHDRERLAYVEAHLGACKEAIDAGVPLEGYFAWSLMDNFEWAWGYGKRFGLVRVDFETQERLVKDSALWYAEIIRQNRRHEPTDS